One stretch of Streptomyces hygroscopicus DNA includes these proteins:
- a CDS encoding arabinose isomerase — MTPKDSALRTDATEQDKAVAADAADRLAALHRLLPPAPRRATRIGLVAGGLGAYWPQFPDLLPQLRESARYVTERFEALDAEVTNVGFISDAREAETAAERLRQADCDLIVVFLTTYLTSSMVLPIAQRSGSPILVIDLQPTERMDHASFDTGSWLAYCGQCPVPEVGNVFRRAGIPFRSVSGWLRDPNAWRRIEQWVAAAKVRAALRHARHGLMGHLYPGMLDVSTDMTLLSAQFGSHVEVLEFDDLRVRVADVTDAEAEERMGLAREIFTLDDSVVTEDFAWAARVSVALDRLAEDFGLTTLAYYHRGLGGEQHERLGAGMILGASLLTARGIPAAGEFELRTSVAQMVSESLGAGGSFTEIQALNFTDGVVEMGHDGPGHLAVSARDPLLRGLGVYHGKRGWGVSVEFDVKHGPVTAFGIGQDQDGTLVFIASEGETVPGPLLEIGNTTSRVDFGRDPGEWVDAWSETGIGHHWALSTGHRAADYKAAAHLMGVPFRQV; from the coding sequence ATGACGCCGAAGGATTCCGCGCTCAGGACCGATGCGACCGAGCAGGACAAGGCCGTCGCCGCGGACGCGGCGGATCGGCTGGCAGCCTTGCACCGACTCCTCCCGCCTGCACCGCGCAGAGCGACACGCATCGGCCTGGTAGCGGGCGGCCTGGGCGCCTACTGGCCGCAGTTCCCGGACCTGCTCCCGCAGTTGCGAGAGTCGGCCCGTTACGTCACCGAGCGGTTCGAGGCACTGGACGCCGAGGTGACGAACGTCGGCTTCATATCGGACGCCCGCGAGGCCGAAACCGCCGCCGAGCGGCTGCGCCAAGCGGACTGCGACCTGATCGTGGTGTTCCTCACCACCTATCTGACGTCGTCGATGGTCCTGCCGATCGCGCAACGCTCGGGGAGCCCGATCCTGGTGATCGATCTCCAGCCGACAGAGCGGATGGACCACGCGTCCTTCGACACCGGCTCATGGCTGGCCTACTGCGGACAGTGCCCCGTTCCCGAAGTGGGCAATGTCTTCCGCCGTGCGGGCATCCCGTTCCGTTCCGTGTCGGGCTGGCTCCGTGACCCCAACGCCTGGCGCCGCATCGAGCAGTGGGTCGCAGCGGCGAAGGTCCGAGCGGCGCTGCGGCACGCGCGCCACGGCCTGATGGGCCACCTGTACCCCGGGATGCTCGATGTCTCGACGGATATGACGCTGCTGTCCGCGCAGTTCGGCTCGCATGTCGAGGTTCTCGAGTTCGACGATCTACGGGTCCGGGTCGCCGATGTCACGGACGCGGAAGCCGAGGAGCGCATGGGCCTGGCCCGGGAGATCTTCACCCTCGACGACTCCGTGGTAACGGAGGACTTCGCCTGGGCGGCCAGGGTCTCCGTCGCACTCGACCGACTGGCCGAGGACTTCGGGCTGACCACGCTCGCCTACTACCACCGCGGACTCGGCGGCGAGCAGCACGAACGACTCGGCGCCGGAATGATCCTGGGGGCATCGCTGCTGACTGCACGCGGCATTCCGGCCGCCGGCGAATTCGAGCTGCGCACATCGGTCGCGCAGATGGTGTCGGAGAGCCTGGGCGCGGGAGGCTCGTTCACCGAGATCCAGGCGCTCAACTTCACCGACGGCGTGGTCGAAATGGGACACGATGGCCCCGGGCATCTGGCAGTGAGCGCACGGGACCCGCTGCTGCGGGGACTGGGTGTCTACCACGGCAAGCGCGGATGGGGCGTCTCGGTGGAGTTCGACGTCAAACACGGCCCGGTCACCGCTTTCGGTATCGGTCAGGACCAGGACGGCACCTTGGTGTTCATCGCTTCGGAGGGGGAGACCGTACCCGGACCCCTGCTGGAGATCGGCAACACCACCAGTCGGGTCGACTTCGGCCGGGACCCCGGCGAATGGGTGGACGCCTGGAGCGAGACAGGCATCGGCCACCACTGGGCCCTGTCCACGGGCCACCGAGCTGCCGACTACAAGGCGGCCGCCCACCTGATGGGGGTGCCCTTCCGGCAAGTGTGA
- a CDS encoding TmrB, with the protein MTRTAQELHRRLHGSVACDPEPVGLGLHRMMPRELDFAAWRLGVYEVLDSAPL; encoded by the coding sequence GTGACTCGGACAGCGCAAGAGCTGCACCGTCGGCTGCATGGCAGCGTGGCCTGCGACCCGGAACCGGTCGGCCTCGGTCTGCACCGGATGATGCCGCGTGAGCTGGACTTCGCCGCCTGGCGGCTCGGCGTGTACGAAGTGCTGGACAGTGCGCCGCTGTGA
- a CDS encoding transposase — MGPLPGRNWLPSGPVIVVDVGHGRSVSFWLALKERDWSYVLAVDPKEIVQPEAAEPSSRFAVLQARPAGKIARHTAQEQAADGAGGTMRWRVDHDHRELKRGPSLDYFDVRTLLTRGDSVRQLPSSPPRSGSASSVEVYVVGVGCQPGLDHDPRP, encoded by the coding sequence ATGGGCCCACTGCCAGGTCGCAACTGGCTGCCGTCCGGGCCGGTGATCGTGGTCGACGTCGGCCACGGCCGCAGTGTGTCCTTCTGGCTCGCGCTGAAGGAACGTGACTGGTCCTACGTGCTGGCAGTCGATCCCAAGGAGATCGTCCAACCGGAAGCGGCCGAGCCGTCCTCTCGCTTCGCCGTGCTCCAGGCGCGGCCGGCGGGCAAGATCGCCCGCCACACCGCCCAGGAACAGGCGGCGGACGGGGCCGGTGGGACGATGCGCTGGCGCGTCGACCACGACCACCGCGAACTCAAACGCGGCCCGAGTTTGGACTACTTCGACGTCCGCACGTTGCTGACTCGGGGTGATTCAGTCCGGCAACTGCCCAGCTCTCCGCCCCGTTCAGGGTCGGCGTCCAGCGTGGAGGTGTACGTGGTAGGCGTTGGCTGCCAGCCAGGCCTGGATCATGACCCGAGGCCCTGA
- a CDS encoding Carbohydrate-binding CenC domain protein produces MTANNANSTPAGKPSRRDILRVATAVSGGAALGLAVPTASVAAGRGPQATKTLVGAIRWDAWVGGDSHYGSGVNRTLSPDKYHFRLPFYADITVPRPVLIDQSFDGEKTGTAPAGWDVTAAPGSDASVVEVSGKAGKSARLRSSSESAATTMAHTFSAQERAVTAQWQWKETAASKGSLARLSGGSSVAVDLATRGDAGAKELVYRASDGSWNVVQAIEGDTWYSIKIVIDPAPPEGTAPFVDIFVDGIRKVRNAAFRDTTTVLNTLAFGTSEGSPCELYVDDVSVRVTESVNSDATLQGVMDQEIQYAKNAGIDYWAFVYYPQQPLKRARELYLSSENKGDVNWCAILDGNFTGNYATNLPHLVSQFSEPNYQRVLGGRPLVYFFTTATADWVAKMRAACSQAGLPDPYIVVMAWTAQGAADTKAAVGADAVSRYATGEQNGQPYSKLADAETSLWDQYAAAAGNVVPTVSTGWDKRPRYDYPLAWEPNYTGFKDEWTQQATPQEIATHLQEAVSWNNTHPENASANTVLIYAWNEFDEGGWICPTLFEIKDAGRPLRLDAIAKVPRTSAGTPRRPTL; encoded by the coding sequence ATGACAGCAAATAATGCAAATTCCACTCCTGCCGGCAAGCCGAGTCGCCGGGACATCCTCAGGGTGGCGACCGCAGTGTCGGGTGGTGCCGCCCTCGGCCTCGCCGTGCCGACTGCATCTGTAGCTGCCGGGCGAGGACCGCAGGCCACCAAGACCCTGGTCGGGGCGATTCGATGGGACGCCTGGGTGGGCGGAGATTCTCACTACGGAAGCGGCGTGAACCGCACACTGTCGCCGGACAAGTACCACTTCCGGCTGCCCTTCTATGCCGACATCACGGTTCCGCGGCCGGTGTTGATCGACCAGAGCTTCGACGGAGAGAAGACCGGTACCGCTCCTGCCGGTTGGGACGTAACGGCCGCTCCGGGTTCCGATGCGTCGGTCGTTGAGGTGTCCGGAAAAGCAGGCAAGTCCGCGCGCCTGCGGAGCTCGTCCGAGTCAGCGGCGACGACGATGGCCCACACATTCTCCGCTCAGGAACGTGCCGTCACTGCGCAGTGGCAGTGGAAGGAGACAGCAGCCAGCAAGGGGTCCCTCGCAAGGCTGAGCGGCGGTTCGTCTGTCGCCGTCGATCTGGCAACCCGAGGCGACGCCGGCGCCAAGGAACTTGTCTATCGCGCATCTGACGGCTCTTGGAACGTTGTCCAAGCCATTGAGGGCGATACGTGGTATTCGATCAAGATCGTCATCGATCCCGCTCCCCCCGAAGGTACCGCACCATTTGTCGATATCTTCGTGGACGGAATACGGAAGGTGCGCAATGCGGCGTTCCGCGACACCACGACAGTGCTCAACACTCTCGCCTTTGGCACCAGCGAGGGCTCGCCTTGCGAGCTCTACGTCGACGACGTCAGTGTACGGGTGACCGAGTCAGTCAATAGCGATGCGACACTCCAGGGCGTCATGGATCAGGAGATCCAATACGCCAAGAATGCCGGAATCGACTACTGGGCTTTCGTCTATTATCCGCAGCAACCGCTGAAGCGAGCCAGGGAGTTGTACCTTTCCAGTGAAAACAAGGGTGATGTCAACTGGTGCGCCATACTGGATGGCAACTTCACCGGCAACTATGCCACGAATCTTCCACACCTCGTGTCACAATTCAGTGAGCCGAATTACCAGCGAGTGCTTGGTGGACGGCCACTCGTGTACTTCTTCACTACTGCCACGGCGGATTGGGTAGCCAAGATGAGGGCCGCTTGTTCACAGGCCGGTCTACCTGATCCGTACATCGTGGTCATGGCGTGGACCGCGCAGGGCGCAGCCGACACCAAGGCTGCGGTGGGCGCCGATGCGGTGAGCCGCTACGCGACTGGCGAGCAAAATGGCCAGCCGTATTCTAAACTCGCCGACGCGGAAACCAGCCTGTGGGATCAGTATGCAGCGGCGGCGGGAAACGTCGTCCCGACCGTTTCGACAGGTTGGGACAAGCGTCCACGGTATGACTATCCACTTGCCTGGGAGCCCAATTATACGGGGTTCAAGGATGAGTGGACACAACAGGCGACACCTCAGGAAATCGCAACACACCTGCAAGAAGCCGTGAGCTGGAACAATACTCATCCAGAGAATGCGTCGGCCAACACGGTCCTCATCTACGCCTGGAACGAATTCGACGAAGGCGGCTGGATCTGCCCGACGCTGTTCGAAATCAAGGACGCAGGCAGGCCGCTACGCTTGGACGCCATCGCAAAGGTACCTCGAACCAGTGCCGGAACACCAAGGCGACCGACTCTCTAG
- a CDS encoding putative transposase, producing MLIVDGTLVPTRDHTVAEQSKNYRYSTNRQVVVPRMGGAGHAAGQTT from the coding sequence GTGCTGATCGTCGACGGCACCCTGGTCCCCACCCGCGACCACACCGTCGCCGAGCAGTCGAAGAACTACCGGTACTCCACCAACCGCCAGGTCGTCGTGCCTCGCATGGGCGGGGCCGGCCACGCTGCCGGCCAGACCACGTGA
- a CDS encoding DDE endonuclease — protein sequence MAAGKSIAAERGAWIVFEDEAGQSMTPPRAKTWGRRGCTPVVRVRGRGSGRVSMVGMTCYKPGERSRLFYAVREYTGRKDQPKGFGWRDFRDLIVRASIQLGGPIVLIWDNVRLHLTKPLREFSDANAEWLTVVQLPTYAPDLNPTEGVWSLVKRDIGNLAAASLGQVTRAVKHRLKKLQYRPDVIDGCLAGTGLAPGHVTLQGWA from the coding sequence ATGGCCGCGGGTAAGAGCATCGCGGCGGAGCGGGGGGCCTGGATCGTCTTTGAGGACGAGGCCGGGCAGTCGATGACTCCGCCGCGTGCCAAGACCTGGGGCCGCCGGGGCTGCACGCCGGTGGTGCGGGTGCGCGGCCGCGGTTCCGGGCGAGTGTCGATGGTGGGCATGACCTGCTACAAGCCTGGTGAGCGGTCCCGGCTGTTCTATGCGGTCCGGGAGTACACCGGGCGCAAGGACCAGCCGAAGGGCTTCGGCTGGCGCGATTTCCGTGATCTGATCGTCCGGGCCAGCATCCAGTTGGGTGGCCCGATCGTGCTGATCTGGGACAACGTCCGACTGCATCTGACGAAGCCGCTGCGCGAGTTCAGCGACGCGAACGCCGAGTGGCTTACCGTCGTTCAGCTGCCCACCTACGCGCCCGACCTCAACCCAACCGAGGGCGTGTGGTCCTTGGTCAAGCGCGACATCGGCAACCTTGCCGCCGCCAGCCTTGGTCAAGTCACCCGCGCGGTCAAGCATCGGCTCAAGAAGCTCCAGTACCGGCCAGACGTGATCGACGGCTGTCTTGCCGGCACCGGCTTGGCCCCTGGGCACGTGACTCTCCAGGGCTGGGCCTGA